The Candidatus Rokuibacteriota bacterium genome has a segment encoding these proteins:
- a CDS encoding molybdopterin-dependent oxidoreductase: protein VSAIFFRGAQGHRNSFHTCAAISLLNQVVGAADVPGGTLGFNPACAGVSETGQLRFTPHEGPDGLMVTGTWLAPPAPYPPHEVRRPRALGLQELYPLGRSSPLLVCEDREAIWTRMGIDYRPELLMNFGANAVMSVGNAETAVAALKQIPFIVSFDLFLTEFSELADIVLPDTSFLERLDPAPNQPFIFNHPGGPGTWGYPIRQPVVEPSHGRRPFTEVLLELADRVGMRADAHAMLNLHFGLRPPYRLTPEERYTWEEICDRILRQRFGPERGLAWFKQHGVVTWPKQVEEVYWRPFVKARVPVYFEFVRTAAQRIQQVVQELGATWDTSAYQPLPDWLPCASHKVTDPAYDLFAFYYRDVLHTNSFTMQNPWLDEAARLDPNTYQVVINAGHGRRKGLRDGDLVWVESAERQHVKGRVRLSEAIHPEALAIAACAGHWAEGLPVARDKGVFFNALLPLRFDRLDPVSQNLDLCIKVRVYPAEPGEDRPGPSGPHAGATISAEAQEAVWQLLSP, encoded by the coding sequence GTCTCGGCCATCTTCTTCCGCGGGGCCCAGGGGCACCGGAACTCGTTCCACACCTGCGCGGCCATCTCGTTGCTGAACCAGGTGGTCGGCGCGGCCGACGTCCCCGGCGGCACCCTGGGATTCAACCCGGCCTGCGCCGGGGTCTCCGAGACCGGGCAGCTCCGCTTCACCCCGCACGAGGGGCCCGACGGGCTGATGGTCACCGGGACCTGGCTGGCCCCGCCCGCGCCCTACCCGCCCCATGAGGTCCGCCGGCCCCGGGCCCTGGGGCTGCAGGAGCTCTACCCGTTGGGGCGCTCCTCACCGCTGCTGGTCTGCGAGGACCGGGAGGCGATCTGGACGCGGATGGGTATCGATTACCGCCCGGAGCTCCTGATGAACTTCGGGGCCAACGCGGTCATGAGCGTGGGGAACGCCGAGACCGCGGTGGCGGCCCTGAAGCAGATCCCCTTCATCGTCTCCTTCGACCTCTTCCTCACCGAGTTCTCGGAGCTGGCCGACATCGTGCTCCCCGATACGAGCTTCCTGGAGCGCCTGGACCCCGCGCCCAACCAGCCCTTCATCTTCAACCACCCGGGCGGGCCCGGGACCTGGGGGTATCCGATCCGCCAGCCGGTGGTGGAGCCCTCGCACGGGCGCCGCCCGTTCACCGAAGTCCTGCTCGAGCTCGCCGATCGGGTGGGGATGCGGGCGGACGCCCACGCCATGCTGAACCTCCACTTCGGGCTGCGGCCCCCCTACCGGCTGACCCCCGAGGAGCGCTACACCTGGGAGGAGATCTGCGACCGGATCCTGCGGCAGCGCTTCGGCCCCGAGCGCGGGCTGGCGTGGTTCAAGCAGCACGGGGTGGTGACCTGGCCCAAGCAGGTCGAGGAGGTCTACTGGCGCCCGTTCGTGAAGGCGCGCGTGCCGGTGTACTTCGAGTTCGTGCGGACCGCCGCGCAGCGGATCCAGCAGGTGGTGCAGGAGCTGGGCGCCACCTGGGATACCTCCGCGTACCAGCCGCTCCCCGACTGGCTCCCATGTGCCTCCCACAAGGTCACGGACCCGGCCTACGACCTCTTCGCCTTCTACTATCGGGACGTGCTGCACACGAACTCGTTCACCATGCAGAACCCCTGGCTCGACGAGGCCGCGCGCCTGGACCCGAACACGTACCAGGTGGTGATCAACGCGGGACACGGCCGCCGGAAGGGGCTGCGCGACGGGGACCTCGTCTGGGTGGAGTCCGCGGAGCGGCAGCACGTCAAGGGCCGGGTCCGCCTGTCCGAGGCGATCCATCCCGAGGCCCTGGCCATCGCCGCGTGCGCCGGGCACTGGGCCGAGGGGCTCCCGGTGGCACGAGACAAAGGGGTCTTCTTCAACGCGCTGCTCCCCCTCCGCTTCGACCGGCTGGACCCCGTGAGCCAGAACCTCGACCTCTGCATCAAGGTCCGCGTGTACCCGGCCGAGCCCGGGGAGGACCGGCCCGGG